The sequence below is a genomic window from Halomonas halophila.
CGGGGCGCTCGGCCTGCCACAGCCGACGGATGCGGCCGCCGGAGGGAAAGCCGAGGCGCACCTCGCGATAGCCCGGCACGGAGGCGCCGCGCACCTGGAGTTCGCTGTCCATGCCCTCGGCGCGATGCTCGCCGTTGGCGGGGCGCGGACGCACCAGCTGCAACGAGAAGCCGCGTTCCCGCAGCTGGCCGCTGAGCTGGGCCAGGGTGTGGGCCACGCCGTTGATGTCCGGCGTCCAGGTTTCGCTGACCAGGCAGATGCGCATGTCCATCCTCGTGACGTCGGTGGCCGGAGTGGCCCCGTTGACGATTCAGGATGGCCGGGCGGGGTGACAGCACCGCGACATCGTCATGACGCCGCGATGACAGTCGTCGCGGCTTTCGACCAAGTCAACGCAGCACGGTGCGGGGGTCGATGGGCTTGCCGCCGTGACGCATGTCGAACAGCAGGTCATAGCGCCCGGTGGAGGCATGTCGGCTCACGGTGCACAGCGGCGTGCCCTGGCTGACCCGGGTGCCGCTGTCCACCAGCAGGCTGTCGCACATGGCGTAGACGCTCTGCAGGTTGTCCGCATGGTGCACGATCACCACCCGGCCGAGCTGACGCATGCTGTCGGCGAAGCGGACCTCGCCGTCGGCCACGGACTTGGCGCGGGCGCCCTGGTCGGTGGCCAGCAGCATGGGTTGCAGGGTGCCGCGGCTGTCCTGGCCGAAGGCGCGGGCGACCCGATAGTCGTCCAGCGGCCAGGGCCAGTCGCGGGCATCGCTCGGCACCGGGCCGGGATCGGGCGCCGGCCGGGGGCTCGGTGACGACGAGCGTGACGGGGCGCTGGACGTGCTGCGGCGGCTCGAGGCGGTCCGGGTGCCGTGCAGCGGCACCGAGACCAGCTGGCCGACCTTGAGGTCGGTGGGGCTGACGCCAGTGTTGGCCGCGGCGATGCTGACCGGCGAGGTGCCGAAGCGCCGGGCGATGGCGCTGTAGGTGTCCCCGGGGCGGATCTGGTAGCGATAGGGGCCGCCGGATGGGGCGCGCTCGTTCTGGCTGGGCACCAGGATACGCTGCCCCACGGCCAGGCCGCGCGGATTCACGCCGGGATTGAAGCGTCTCAGCCGCACCAGTGGCACGTCGGCGCGTCGTGCGATCGCGCCCAGGGTGTCGCCTCGCTGGATGGTTACCCAGTTGCCGGCGGGCGAGCCGCCGCGCATCACTCCCGAGGGGCCGGCGCAGCCGGCCAGCAGGGCGATCAGCAGCAGCGTGAGAAACGTCAGGGCGTATCGAGGGCGGCGTCCTTGGCCTGCCACTGGGCGTTGAGCCATGTGTGGAAGCGTTCCTTGTAGGCGGGATCCTGGTGATAGTCGCCCTGAGTCATCCACTCGGGCACGGTCAGGCGGCGGGCAGTCAGGTGGATCGTGCCCTCGCGGCCGCAGAGGAAATCCCAGAAGCGGGGTTCGGGGCGCGAATAGCGAAGCGTCACGTCGAGAATGCCGCCCAGCCGGTCGCCGAGCAGGCCCAGCACCTGGGCGATGCCGCCGGCGCGCGGCGGCAGCAGGTGCCGGTAGGGGCTGTGGCGGGCGGCGTGCTTGGCCGGCGTGAAGCGGGTGCCTTCGACGAAGTTGTAGATGGCGATCGGGCGCTCCCGGGCATGGGCGCACATGCGTTCGGTGGCTTCTCGGTCGCGGCGGGCCAGGTGCGGATGGCGTTCGCGCTGCTCGCGGGTCAGCCGGCGCAGCATCGGGAACTCCAGTGCCCAGAAGGCCAGCCCGACCACCGGGATCCAGATCAGCTGGCGCTTGACGAAGAAGTGCGGCATCGGCAGCCGACGGTGCAGGGCCAGGAACAGCGCGAAGATATCGGTCCAGCTGCGGTGATTGGCCAATACCAGCCACCATTCGTCGCGGCTCAGCCCCTCCGGCAGGTCGACGCGCAAGTCGGGGCGAATCCAGTGGCGGATCCACCACAGGTTGACGTCGACCCAGCCCAGGGCCACGCCGTTCAGCCAGCGCAGCACCCGGCGCCGCAGCGGGCGGCCCGGGGTGATCAGCTTGAGCAGGGTGAGCGCGATCAGCGGCACCGCCCAGCACAGGGTGTTGAGGGTCAGCAGCAGCAGGCTGACGATCCCCCTGAGGGTCGACATGCCGTCGGTCTCCTTGAAGAAAGCTATAGGGGTCAATGCTAATGGATCGTGGCGGGGGTGCCCAGCGGTGAGGGCAACATCATGCTCGGGGGCCTGTGTCGTCGACGACTCGGGCCGCTCCGGCGCCAAGTCGCGAGGACACGCAGGAATACTCTCCTGTCGCCCGCGATGGCCTGCGGCGCTTCGCATTCGGCTCCGCTTGCAGGGCCAGTGCTGGCCATCCTTGGTCAAGACGCCCGCTACGACCTGTCCACGGCGCCTCTCGTCCTCGTCAGTCCCTCAGTTCGGGAAGATCCTCGAAAAGCGACAGCGCATCGGGATTGGCCAGTGCTTCCCTGTTCCTGACCGGCCGGCCGTGGACCACGTTGCGCACGGCGAGCTCCACCAGCTTGCCCGACAGGGTCCGCGGCAGGTCCTCGACCTGGAGGATCTTCGCCGGCACGTGACGCGGGGTGGCGTTGGCGCGGATCGTCTGGCGGACCTTGTCGCGCAGGGCGTCGTCCAGGGTCAGCCCCGGGCGCAGGCGCACGAACAGCACCACGCGGATATCGTCTTCCCACTCCTGGCCGATGCACAGCGACTCCAGCACCTCCTCGACCTTTTCCACCTGACGGTAGATCTCGGCGGTGCCGATGCGCACCCCGCCGGGATTGAGTACGGCGTCCGAACGGCCGTGGATGATCAGGCCGTCCTCCGGGGTGATCTCGGCATAGTCGCCATGGGCCCAGACGCCGGGGAAGGTGGAGAAGTAGGCGTCGTGATAGCGCTCTCCGTCGGGGTCCTTCCAGAATCCCAGCGGCATGGCGGGGAACGGTTGCGTGCACACCAGCTCGCCCTTGTCGCCGCGCAGCGGCCGTCCCTCGTCGTCGTACACGTCCACCGCCATGGCCAGCCCGCGGCACTGGATCTGGCCGCGATGGACCGGGCGAATCGGGCAGCCCAGCGCGAAACAGGAGACGATGTCGGTGCCGCCGGAGATCGAGGCCAGCAGCAGGTCGGCCTTGATGTCGCGATAGACGTAGTCGAAGGAGGCGTGAGACAGCGCCGAACCGGTGGACAGCACCGACCGCAGCGCCCCGAGATCGTGCTCGTGGCCGGGGCGCAGGCCTTCCTTCTCGCAGGCGGCCAGGTAGCGGGCACTGGTGCCGAACACCGTGATGCCCTCGCGTTCGGCCATGGCCCACAGCGCGTCGGGCGAAGGCGAGAAGGGCGCACCGTCGAACAGCACCAGGGTGGCGCCCGAGGCGAGCCCGGAGACCAGCCAGTTCCACATCATCCAGCCGCAGGTGGTGTAGTAGAACAGCACGTCTTCGGGGTCGAGGTCGGTGTGTAGACGATGTTCCTTGAGATGCTGCAGCAGGGTGCCGCCGGCCGAGTGCAGGATGGCCTTGGGCGTGCCGGTGGTGCCCGAGGAATAGAGCAGATAGAGCGGGTGATCGAAGGGCAGCGAGACGAAGTCGATCTCGGTGGCATCGTGATCCAGGACATCGTCCCAGGCCACGGCCCCGGTGATGTCGCCAAGCTCGGGCGCGTCGGCGAGGAAGGGGAAGACCACCACCCGCGCCAGGCCGTCGATGGCACCGGCGATCTCGGCCAGCCGCGGACGGATGTCGATGGCCTTGCCGTTCCAGGTGTAGCCGTCGGCGGCGATCAGCACGCGGGGGCCGATCTGGCCGAAGCGGTCGAGTACGCCCTGGACGCCGAAGTCTGGCGAGCAGGAGGACCAGATGGCGCCGAGGCTCGCGGCGGCGAGCATGGCGATCACCGCGTGCTCGCCGTTGGGCACGATGCCGGCGACGCGATCGCCCGGCACCACGCCGAGGTCGTGCAGCGCCGAGGCCAGGGCGGCCACCTGGCGATATAGCGCCTCGTGGCTCAGCTCGCGGCGCCGGCCGCGCTCGTCGTGGACAATCAGCGCCGGGTGCGCGTCGCGCCGGCGCAGCAGGTTCTCGGCGAAGTTCAGCCGGGCGTCCGGGAACCAGCGGGCGCCGGGCATGGCGTCGGGGCGTTCCAGCACGCGCTCGCCGCGTCGCTCGGCGATGATGTCGGCGTCCTCCCACAGCTGGGTCCAGAAGGCCTCGGGATGTGCGAGGCTCCAGGCGTGCAGGGCGGCGTAGTCGGGCATCTCGATGCCGTGCTGGCGTTCGAGCCGGCGCATCAGGGTGGCCAGGCGAGTCGCCTCGATGGCCTCGGGAGACGGTTGCCAGAGCGGATCGGCCATGGGATATCCCTCCTGGTCGCGTTTACCTGTCTTGAGACTAGTCGGCGCTGAGGACGGGGGCGGTGATGGTTTCCTGGATGACCTCCCTCAGCGCCTGCGCGGCCACCGAGAGCGCCTC
It includes:
- a CDS encoding acetoacetate--CoA ligase: MADPLWQPSPEAIEATRLATLMRRLERQHGIEMPDYAALHAWSLAHPEAFWTQLWEDADIIAERRGERVLERPDAMPGARWFPDARLNFAENLLRRRDAHPALIVHDERGRRRELSHEALYRQVAALASALHDLGVVPGDRVAGIVPNGEHAVIAMLAAASLGAIWSSCSPDFGVQGVLDRFGQIGPRVLIAADGYTWNGKAIDIRPRLAEIAGAIDGLARVVVFPFLADAPELGDITGAVAWDDVLDHDATEIDFVSLPFDHPLYLLYSSGTTGTPKAILHSAGGTLLQHLKEHRLHTDLDPEDVLFYYTTCGWMMWNWLVSGLASGATLVLFDGAPFSPSPDALWAMAEREGITVFGTSARYLAACEKEGLRPGHEHDLGALRSVLSTGSALSHASFDYVYRDIKADLLLASISGGTDIVSCFALGCPIRPVHRGQIQCRGLAMAVDVYDDEGRPLRGDKGELVCTQPFPAMPLGFWKDPDGERYHDAYFSTFPGVWAHGDYAEITPEDGLIIHGRSDAVLNPGGVRIGTAEIYRQVEKVEEVLESLCIGQEWEDDIRVVLFVRLRPGLTLDDALRDKVRQTIRANATPRHVPAKILQVEDLPRTLSGKLVELAVRNVVHGRPVRNREALANPDALSLFEDLPELRD
- a CDS encoding acetyltransferase, producing MSTLRGIVSLLLLTLNTLCWAVPLIALTLLKLITPGRPLRRRVLRWLNGVALGWVDVNLWWIRHWIRPDLRVDLPEGLSRDEWWLVLANHRSWTDIFALFLALHRRLPMPHFFVKRQLIWIPVVGLAFWALEFPMLRRLTREQRERHPHLARRDREATERMCAHARERPIAIYNFVEGTRFTPAKHAARHSPYRHLLPPRAGGIAQVLGLLGDRLGGILDVTLRYSRPEPRFWDFLCGREGTIHLTARRLTVPEWMTQGDYHQDPAYKERFHTWLNAQWQAKDAALDTP
- a CDS encoding LysM peptidoglycan-binding domain-containing protein, which produces MAQRPVAGQGRRPRYALTFLTLLLIALLAGCAGPSGVMRGGSPAGNWVTIQRGDTLGAIARRADVPLVRLRRFNPGVNPRGLAVGQRILVPSQNERAPSGGPYRYQIRPGDTYSAIARRFGTSPVSIAAANTGVSPTDLKVGQLVSVPLHGTRTASSRRSTSSAPSRSSSPSPRPAPDPGPVPSDARDWPWPLDDYRVARAFGQDSRGTLQPMLLATDQGARAKSVADGEVRFADSMRQLGRVVIVHHADNLQSVYAMCDSLLVDSGTRVSQGTPLCTVSRHASTGRYDLLFDMRHGGKPIDPRTVLR